One window of Calonectris borealis chromosome 28, bCalBor7.hap1.2, whole genome shotgun sequence genomic DNA carries:
- the CILP2 gene encoding cartilage intermediate layer protein 2: MGELALALLALAALHGAGATEPLENDSEPGKSGAAGKPWKAAPSLADLDLDTAGGGAEWTSWFNIDHPGGDGDYESLEAIRFYYRGRVCERPVAIQARTTEWELPEEVGEVVHVSPKKGFRCVNKEQPQGKICSNYHIRFLCPLEHIYWSHWSSWSPCSRSACGSSGTQTRTRRCVNARLAAALKELKCKGKAVERRPCSAGPCPESVWMEWGAWGPCSRSCGSTGTRVRRRSCKKAKKVPCAGRPTEVQKCPASPCPACPEHTLQGTVVSATGAALPDARIYLGGHPPVLLARSDARGRFTAAGLCQGSAANISAHREGFAPGLAPIVSNGSGVAVADVVLQRLEKPYMVLHPKAKVRVAGQEVTFCCKASGTPVPKKYHWYHNGTLLERRVHRYGSRLVLRGLAPEQAGTYHCKASTEAGAIKSAPAQLTVLAQGQQSCKPEPEPSLVELPSECPQDAAGSRYYNVGRCPPAPCAGNPANQSGCGADAGRCCGVRRMEMREIPCAGSLLPVKVVAECGCGPCAQPRVLVQGRVTAADTGEPLRFGQIFLGGRKVGFTGYKGSFTIEVPPDTQRLVARFVDRQQRFVDAVKVLPFNRRGGAVYQEVKMLRKKEPVDLDSSRSNAIPLGEASGREPVGELVLPPGAFLRPSGEVFRGTVKASVTFLDPRDMATASAASSDLSFTDAEGEIVPLRTYGMFAVDFREGETGAALQTGPVEVRMDAGQVRMPEHLQKMKLWSLNPETGLWEDEGVLRPAGGSRGKREERTFLVGNLEIRERRLFNLDVPEDRRCFVKVRAYSNEKFNPYEQLEGVVISLINLEPQPGYPANPRAWGRFDSVVTGPNGACLPAFCDGQRPDAYSAYVTATLGGEELEAVASSPKLNPNTVGVSQPYLGKLGYRRLDHDDPDLKKTAFQINVAKPDPNNVDETNGPIYPYRSLEECEEAPVSANHLRFYRVEVDKYEYNVVPFKESDLTSWTGDYLSWWPNPQEFRACFIKVQIEGPQEYMVRSRNVGGSHPRTRGQLYGLRDTRSVRDTLLENTSGACVEFKCSGMLFDQSLVDRTLVSIVPQGSCRRTAINSLLREYLSRHPPVAENNHTAAFTMLAPVDPLGHNYGIYTVTDQNPRLAKEIAIGRCFDGTSDGFSREMKADAGTAVTFTCQERPAGRESFFQRLLTAPAEALAEIRREMGAAEMRRAPPEVMDFASGARAPGPMATRRTPSSRRRMGRIRGQP, translated from the exons ATGGGGGAGCTGGCGCTGGCCCTCCTGGCTCTCGCCGCCCTGCACGGTGCTGGGGCCACAG agcccctggagAACGACTCGGAGCCGGGCAAGAGCGGTGCCGCGGGGAAGCCCTGGaaagcagcccccagcctggcagACCTCGACCTGGACACGGCAG GCGGAGGAGCCGAGTGGACGTCCTGGTTCAACATCGACCAccccgggggggacggggactACGAGAGCCTGGAAGCCATTCGCTTCTACTACCGCGGGCGCGTCTGCGAGCGGCCGGTGGCCATCCAGGCCCGCACCACCGAGTGGGAGCTGCCCGAGGAGGTGGGCGAGGTGGTGCACGTCAGCCCCAAGAAAGGTTTTCGCTGCGTCAACAAGGAGCAGCCGCAGGGCAAGATCTGCTCCAACTACCACATCCGCTTCCTCTGCCCGCTGG AGCACATCTACTGGTCGCACTGGTCCTCCTGGAGCCCCTGCTCGCGCAGCGCCTGCGGCAGCAGCGGCACCCAGACCCGCACCCGCCGCTGCGTCAACGCCCGGCTGGCGGCCGCGCTCAAGGAGCTCAAGTGCAAGGGCAAAGCCGTGGAGCGCCGGCCGTGCAGCGCCGGCCCCTGCCCAG AGTCGGTGTGGATGGAGTGGGGCGCCTGGGGCCCCTGTTCCCGCAGCTGCGGCAGCACCGGGACGCGCGTCCGGCGCCGGAGCTGCAAGAAAGCCAAAAAGGTGCCGTGTGCCGGCCGCCCCACCGAGGTGCAGAAATGCCccgcttcgccctgcccag CCTGCCCTGAGCACACGCTGCAGGGCACCGTCGTCTCCGCCACCGGCGCGGCTCTGCCGGACGCCCGCATCTACCTGGGGGGCCACCCGCCGGTGCTGCTGGCCCGCAGCGACGCCCGCGGGCGCTTCACCGCggcggggctgtgccagggctccGCCGCCAACATCAGCGCCCACCGCGAGGGCTTCGCCCCGGGACTGGCACCCATCGTCTCCAACGGCTCTGGCGTGGCGGTGGCAGACGTGGTGCTGCAGAGGCTGG AGAAGCCCTACATGGTGCTGCACCCCAAGGCGAAGGTGCGGGTGGCCGGGCAGGAGGTGACCTTCTGCTGCAAAGCCTCGGGCACCCCCGTGCCCAAGAAGTACCACTG GTACCACAACGGGACGTTGCTGGAGAGGAGGGTGCACCGCTACGGCAGCCGCCTGGTGCTGCGGGGGCTGGCGCCGGAGCAGGCTGGCACCTACCACTGCAAAGCCAGCACCGAGGCGGGCGCCATCAAATCGGCGCCGGCACAGCTCACCGTGCTGG cccagggccagcagAGCTGCAAGCCGGAGCCTGAGCCGAGCCTCGTGGAGCTGCCCAGCGAGTGCCCGCAGGACGCTGCCGGCTCCCGCTACTACAACGTGGgtcgctgcccgcccgccccgtgTGCCGGCAATCCGGCCAACCAGTCGGGGTGCGGGGCGGACGCGGGGCGCTGCTGCGGGGTGCGGAGGATGGAGATGCGGGAGATCCCCTGCGCCGGCTCCCTGCTGCCCGTCAAGGTGGTGGCCGAGTGCGGTTGCGGACCCTGCGCCCAGCCCCGCGTCCTGGTGCAAGGACGGGTGACGGCGGCCGACACCGGCGAGCCCCTGCGCTTCGGGCAGATCTTCCTGGGCGGGAGGAAGGTCGGCTTCACCGGCTACAAGGGCTCCTTCACCATCGAGGTGCCGCCGGACACGCAGCGCTTGGTGGCTCGCTTCGTGGACCGGCAGCAGAGGTTCGTGGATGCCGTCAAGGTCCTGCCCTTCAACCGCCGCGGCGGTGCCGTCTACCAGGAGGTCAAGATGCTGCGGAAGAAGGAGCCGGTGGACCTGGACAGCAGCCGGAGCAACGCCATCCCGCTGGGGGAGGCGAGCGGCCGGGAGCCCGTCGGGGAGCTCGTCCTTCCCCCCGGCGCCTTCCTCCGTCCCTCCGGAGAGGTCTTCAGGGGCACGGTCAAAGCCAGTGTCACCTTCCTGGACCCCAGGGACATGGCGACGGCCAGCGCCGCCTCCAGCGACCTCAGCTTCACCGACGCCGAGGGGGAGATCGTTCCCCTGCGGACCTACGGCATGTTCGCCGTGGATTTTCGGGAAGGGGAGACCGGCGCGGCGCTGCAGACGGGGCCGGTGGAGGTGCGGATGGACGCGGGGCAGGTCCGGATGCCGGAGCACCTGCAGAAGATGAAGTTGTGGTCCTTGAACCCCGAGACTGGCTTGTGGGAGGATGAGGGGGTCCTCCGgccggccggggggagccgggggaagagggaggagaggacctTCCTGGTGGGGAACCTGGAGATCCGGGAGCGGCGTCTCTTCAACCTGGACGTGCCGGAGGACCGCCGGTGCTTCGTCAAGGTCAGGGCTTACAGCAACGAGAAGTTCAACCCCTACGAGCAACTGGAAGGGGTGGTCATCAGCCTCATCAACCTGGAGCCCCAGCCCGGCTACCCCGCCAACCCCCGGGCATGGGGTCGCTTCGACAGCGTGGTGACGGGTCCCAAcggtgcctgcctgcccgctTTCTGCGACGGCCAGCGCCCCGACGCCTACTCGGCGTACGTCACCGCCACGCTGGGcggggaggagctggaagccgtGGCCTCCAGTCCCAAGCTCAACCCCAACACCGTTGGGGTGTCCCAGCCCTACCTGGGCAAGCTGGGCTACCGCCGGTTGGACCACGATGACCCCGACTTGAAGAAGACGGCTTTCCAAATCAACGTGGCCAAGCCCGACCCCAACAACGTTGATGAGACCAACGGTCCCATCTACCCCTACCGCAGCCTCGAGGAGTGCGAGGAGGCGCCGGTCAGTGCCAACCACCTCCGCTTCTACCGCGTGGAGGTGGACAAGTACGAGTACAACGTGGTGCCTTTCAAGGAGAGCGACCTGACCTCCTGGACCGGCGACTACCTCTCATGGTGGCCCAACCCTCAGGAGTTCAGGGCTTGTTTCATCAAGGTGCAGATCGAGGGGCCGCAGGAGTACATGGTGAGGTCCCGTAACGTGGGGGGCAGCCACCCCCGCACCCGGGGGCAGCTCTACGGGCTGCGTGACACCCGTAGCGTGCGGGACACGCTGCTGGAGAACACCTCGGGCGCCTGCGTGGAGTTCAAGTGCAGCGGGATGCTCTTCGACCAGAGCCTGGTGGATCGCACCCTGGTCTCCATCGTCCCCCAAGGCAGCTGCCGCCGCACGGCCATCAACAGCCTCCTCCGGGAGTACCTGAGCCGTCACCCGCCCGTGGCGGAGAACAACCACACGGCCGCCTTCACCATGCTGGCGCCGGTCGACCCGTTGGGTCACAACTACGGCATCTACACGGTGACGGACCAGAACCCGCGGTTGGCCAAGGAGATCGCCATCGGCCGCTGCTTCGACGGCACCTCCGACGGCTTCTCACGGGAGATGAAGGCGGACGCCGGCACGGCCGTCACCTTCACCTGCCAGGAGCGGCCGGCGGGACGGGAGAGCTTCTTCCAGCGCCTGCTGACGGCCCCGGCCGAGGCGCTGGCCGAGATCCGACGGGAGATGGGGGCCGCTGAGATGCGCCGGGCTCCCCCTGAGGTGATGGACTTCGCCTCCGGTGCCCGAGCCCCGGGCCCCATGGCCACTCGCCGGACCCCCAGCAGTCGGCGGAGGATGGGCCGGATCCGGGGGCAGCCGTGA
- the YJEFN3 gene encoding yjeF N-terminal domain-containing protein 3, which produces MSSAPGPGREPPRYLSKAEAEAIEKELLEDYRFGRQQLIEIWGHACAMAVTKAFPLPSLPRKQPTVLVVCGPAQNGAIGLVCARHLRIFDYEPTIFYPKRSPDPLYRDFTTQCEKMDIPFLSYLPTEVQLINDAYNAVVDAVLGAEAEAGEGREPCAAILATLKHVRIPIVSLDVPSGWDVEAGSSGGISPDVLVSLSAPKQCARRFLGRQHFVAGRFLPYDVQKKFELNPPEYPGTECVVALRAPRE; this is translated from the exons ATGagctccgcgcccggccccggccgggagcCGCCCCGGTACCTCAG CAAGGCGGAGGCGGAGGCCATCgagaaggagctgctggaggattACCGGTTTGGGCGGCAGCAGCTGATCGAGATCTGGGGACACGCCTGTGCCATGGCCGTGACCAAG GCCTtcccgctgccctccctgccgCGGAAGCAGCCCACGGTGCTGGTGGTGTGCGGCCCGGCGCAGAACGGGGCCATCGGGCTGGTGTGTGCCCGGCACCTGCGGATCTTT GACTACGAACCCACCATCTTCTACCCCAAACGCTCCCCGGACCCCCTGTACCGGGATTTCACGACGCAGTGTGAGAAGATGGACATCCCCTTCCTCTCCTACCTCCCCACCGAG gtgcagCTGATCAACGACGCCTACAACGCCGTGGTGGACGCCGTGCTGGGAGCCGAGGCGGAGGCGGGCGAGGGGAGGGAGCCCTGCGCCGCCATCCTGGCCACCCTGAAGCACGTCCGCATCCCCATCGTCAGCCTGGACGTGCCCTCAG GGTGGGACGTGGAGGCCGGGAGCAGCGGCGGGATCAGCCCCGACGTCCTGGTGTCGCTGTCGGCACCCAAGCAGTGCGCCCGCCGCTTCCTGGGCCGCCAGCACTTCGTGGCCGGTCGGTTCCTCCCCTACGACGTGCAGAAGAAGTTTGAGCTCAACCCACCCGAGTACCCCGGCACCGAGTGCGTGGTGGCCCTGCGAGCCCCCCGGGAATAA
- the NDUFA13 gene encoding NADH dehydrogenase [ubiquinone] 1 alpha subcomplex subunit 13 isoform X1 produces MAAPKVKQDMAPPGGYGPVDYKRHLPRRGLSGYSLFALGIGSLLLGYYTLVKWNRERRTLRLLRQNLDEEAKIMKDVPGWKVGESLFHTDRWVPPTLDELYYLRPASEMDNEKFGLQYYV; encoded by the exons ATGGCGGCGCCGAAGGTGAAGCAGGACATGGCCCCGCCGGGCGGGTACGGGCCCGTCGACTACAAGCGGCACCTCCCGCGCCGCGGCCTCTCAG GTTACAGCCTCTTCGCGCTCGGCATCGGCAGCCTCCTGCTGGGCTACTACACCCTCGTCAAGTGGAACCGGGAGCGCAG AACCCTCCGCCTGCTGCGGCAGAACCTGGACGAGGAGGCCAAAATCATGAAGGATGTTCCTGGCTGGAAG GTCGGCGAGTCCCTGTTCCACACCGACCGCTGGGTCCCCCCGACGCTGGACGAGCTCTACTACCTGCGCCCCGCCAGCGAGATGGACAACGAGAAGTTCGGGCTGCAGTACTACGTCtga
- the NDUFA13 gene encoding NADH dehydrogenase [ubiquinone] 1 alpha subcomplex subunit 13 isoform X2 codes for MAAPKVKQDMAPPGGYGPVDYKRHLPRRGLSGYSLFALGIGSLLLGYYTLVKWNRERRRLLIEDLEARIALMPLLQAESDRRTLRLLRQNLDEEAKIMKDVPGWKVGESLFHTDRWVPPTLDELYYLRPASEMDNEKFGLQYYV; via the exons ATGGCGGCGCCGAAGGTGAAGCAGGACATGGCCCCGCCGGGCGGGTACGGGCCCGTCGACTACAAGCGGCACCTCCCGCGCCGCGGCCTCTCAG GTTACAGCCTCTTCGCGCTCGGCATCGGCAGCCTCCTGCTGGGCTACTACACCCTCGTCAAGTGGAACCGGGAGCGCAG GCGGCTGCTCATCGAGGACCTGGAGGCGCGGATCGCCCTGATGCCGCTGCTGCAGGCCGAGTCGGACCGCAG AACCCTCCGCCTGCTGCGGCAGAACCTGGACGAGGAGGCCAAAATCATGAAGGATGTTCCTGGCTGGAAG GTCGGCGAGTCCCTGTTCCACACCGACCGCTGGGTCCCCCCGACGCTGGACGAGCTCTACTACCTGCGCCCCGCCAGCGAGATGGACAACGAGAAGTTCGGGCTGCAGTACTACGTCtga